The Terriglobus tenax genome contains a region encoding:
- the nuoK gene encoding NADH-quinone oxidoreductase subunit NuoK, translating to MVPVNYYLVLAAILFTVGIAAYLMKRNVITIFISIELMLNAVNLTFVAFAHMWNKLNGQIFVFFVMVVAAAEAAVGLAIIIALYRSRQTLNVDQVNLLKG from the coding sequence ATGGTGCCGGTCAATTACTACCTCGTGCTTGCAGCGATTCTTTTCACCGTGGGCATTGCCGCCTACCTGATGAAGCGCAACGTGATCACGATCTTTATCTCGATTGAGTTGATGCTCAACGCCGTCAACCTGACCTTCGTTGCGTTCGCGCACATGTGGAACAAGCTGAACGGTCAGATCTTTGTCTTCTTCGTCATGGTGGTTGCAGCGGCTGAAGCGGCTGTGGGTCTGGCCATCATCATCGCTCTCTACCGGTCGCGGCAGACGCTGAACGTCGACCAGGTCAACCTCCTGAAAGGCTAA
- a CDS encoding molybdopterin-dependent oxidoreductase: MADVNFIVDGKQLTAPAGTLLIDACKAAGIEIPAFCYYPGLSLQAACRMCVVRIEKMPKLQTACTTPVAEGMVVQTETPEIAQARKATIQLLLGNHPLDCPVCDAGGECELQDMTFKYGAAESFYTEPKNHREEQKWSPAVYFDRPRCILCYRCVRMCGEGMDVFALGIQNRGSSAVIAPNIPASESSTGLQQLDCEECGMCIDACPVGALTSDSYRYKTRPWEMNHVGTVCTHCGDGCKTTLGVRRSDDGMEIVRGDNRDRSGINNDFLCGKGRFGFDFANNTDRLTQPLVRKNGALTPVSWEEALTTVGQKLKEVRDSKGGHSIGVIGSNRITNEEAYLLQKFARSVLGTANIDHHRTADYTTFALALQGTTGKTASQHDTSSAKAVLLVGGDPTNQNPLTAWNLRSDVRLNKAKIYVANHAPIKLRRQAKAFLQVTDLGYGSLAAYLNGDDAAAQAAAPDANALAAFRDAVKGEESLLVLIGNELRGADLEKLVKFAISLPNAKVALLSDYVNSRGAADMGLLPDVLPGYTPWMQPKEFASEYGAHFPAAKGLDLLEQFDAAAAGDLGALYVVGANPVARYSVDPATLKNTFVVVQDMYLTETAVLADVVLPAANLYEKSGSVTNSYGDLQLVRKAADKAGVRSDFEIIVRIADKMDHKVKTLVPFGKGVHADFGQTRGAQSGEADRHAVWLAANNMEPKLSPFDPFAILDEIHRLVPGYGNLLRLQLLSGNDQHVEPVVSTNALVQIDGTGNRRDLVLPANDTLFTSGTLGRYSEKLTQLHGKYSQEATPTAAD; this comes from the coding sequence ATGGCAGATGTAAATTTCATTGTCGACGGCAAACAGCTTACCGCGCCTGCGGGAACGCTGCTGATCGACGCCTGCAAGGCTGCGGGCATCGAGATTCCGGCGTTCTGCTACTACCCGGGACTCTCGCTGCAGGCTGCCTGCCGCATGTGCGTTGTACGCATTGAGAAGATGCCGAAGCTCCAGACCGCCTGCACCACGCCGGTGGCCGAGGGCATGGTGGTGCAGACCGAGACGCCGGAGATTGCACAGGCGCGCAAGGCGACCATCCAACTGCTGCTGGGCAACCACCCGCTGGATTGCCCGGTGTGCGATGCCGGCGGCGAGTGCGAACTGCAGGACATGACCTTCAAGTACGGCGCTGCGGAGAGCTTCTACACCGAGCCGAAGAACCATCGTGAGGAGCAGAAGTGGTCCCCTGCGGTGTACTTTGATCGTCCGCGTTGCATCCTCTGCTATCGCTGCGTGCGTATGTGCGGCGAGGGCATGGATGTCTTCGCCCTTGGCATCCAGAACCGCGGATCATCGGCTGTGATTGCACCGAATATTCCGGCCAGCGAGTCTTCGACCGGTCTGCAGCAGTTGGACTGCGAAGAGTGCGGCATGTGCATCGACGCCTGCCCGGTTGGCGCGCTGACCTCGGACAGCTACCGTTACAAGACTCGTCCGTGGGAAATGAACCATGTCGGCACGGTGTGCACGCACTGCGGCGACGGCTGCAAGACGACCCTTGGCGTTCGCCGTTCGGACGACGGCATGGAGATTGTGCGCGGTGACAACCGCGACCGTTCGGGCATCAACAACGACTTCCTTTGCGGCAAGGGCCGCTTCGGCTTCGACTTTGCCAACAACACCGATCGCCTGACACAGCCCCTGGTTCGCAAGAACGGCGCGCTGACCCCGGTGAGCTGGGAAGAGGCGCTGACGACTGTTGGCCAGAAGCTGAAGGAAGTCCGCGACAGCAAGGGTGGCCATTCGATTGGTGTGATCGGATCGAACCGCATCACGAATGAAGAGGCGTACCTGCTGCAGAAGTTTGCACGCAGCGTTCTGGGTACGGCGAACATCGACCACCATCGCACGGCGGACTACACCACCTTTGCGCTGGCTCTGCAGGGCACGACCGGCAAGACGGCATCGCAGCATGACACCAGTTCGGCCAAGGCTGTGCTGCTGGTCGGTGGCGATCCGACGAACCAGAATCCGTTGACTGCCTGGAACCTGCGCAGCGATGTGCGCCTGAACAAGGCGAAGATCTACGTAGCAAATCATGCGCCGATCAAACTGCGCCGCCAGGCAAAGGCCTTCCTGCAGGTAACGGACCTGGGCTATGGCTCGCTGGCCGCTTATCTGAACGGCGACGATGCGGCAGCCCAGGCAGCTGCGCCGGACGCTAACGCTCTGGCAGCCTTCCGCGATGCGGTGAAGGGCGAAGAAAGCCTGCTGGTGCTGATCGGCAATGAGCTGCGCGGAGCGGACCTGGAGAAGCTGGTGAAGTTTGCCATCTCCCTGCCAAATGCGAAGGTGGCTCTGTTGTCGGATTATGTGAACTCACGCGGTGCGGCCGATATGGGCCTGCTGCCGGATGTGCTGCCGGGCTACACGCCGTGGATGCAGCCGAAGGAGTTTGCCAGCGAGTATGGCGCGCACTTCCCTGCTGCCAAGGGGCTGGATCTGCTGGAGCAGTTTGATGCTGCCGCGGCAGGCGATCTGGGTGCTCTGTATGTGGTAGGAGCGAACCCGGTGGCCCGCTACTCCGTCGATCCTGCAACGTTGAAGAACACCTTCGTCGTGGTGCAGGACATGTATTTGACGGAGACGGCTGTTCTGGCCGATGTGGTTCTGCCGGCGGCGAATCTGTACGAGAAGTCCGGTTCGGTGACCAACAGCTACGGCGATCTGCAGCTGGTTCGCAAGGCTGCCGACAAGGCCGGTGTCCGTTCTGACTTTGAGATCATCGTCCGCATTGCCGACAAGATGGATCACAAGGTGAAGACGCTGGTTCCGTTTGGCAAGGGCGTGCATGCTGACTTCGGCCAGACGCGCGGAGCGCAGTCGGGTGAAGCGGACCGTCATGCGGTCTGGCTCGCGGCGAACAACATGGAGCCCAAGCTGTCGCCGTTTGATCCGTTCGCGATCCTGGACGAGATTCACCGCCTGGTGCCGGGCTACGGCAACCTGCTGCGCCTGCAGTTGCTGAGCGGCAACGATCAACATGTGGAACCAGTGGTGAGCACGAACGCGCTGGTACAGATTGATGGAACCGGAAACCGGCGTGACCTGGTGCTGCCGGCCAACGACACCCTGTTTACCTCCGGCACGCTGGGCCGCTACTCGGAGAAACTGACACAGCTTCACGGCAAGTACAGCCAGGAAGCCACACCCACGGCCGCTGACTAA
- the nuoH gene encoding NADH-quinone oxidoreductase subunit NuoH: protein MSDFQLFVLITIIKLVVVLVITLTAVAYTVLLERKVIGRIQNRWGPSRVGPFGLLQPLADGIKLFLKEDLMPMSVERPLFVAAPVIALGCALVSIAVVPFGKVFAFHGVDIFQVANINIGLLVILGITSIGVYGIALSGWSSNNKYSLMGSLRATSQVISYELALGLSLVGVVLRAGSLNLRDIVNSQVGNGFLSWNILGGLQIVGFFIYLMAAYAETNRAPFDLPEAESELVAGYHTEYSSMKFAMFFMAEYANMITVACVATLLFFGGASSPFEGWLPAFGPVWLQAILPVFWFVAKVFSFLFLYIWVRATVPRFRYDQLMSFGWKFLLPVAMANILFTALVMAFRS from the coding sequence TTGTCAGATTTTCAACTTTTCGTACTGATCACGATCATCAAGCTGGTGGTGGTGCTGGTGATCACGCTGACCGCGGTGGCCTACACGGTCCTGTTGGAACGCAAGGTGATCGGACGCATCCAGAACCGCTGGGGGCCGTCGCGCGTAGGTCCGTTCGGCCTGCTGCAGCCGCTGGCCGACGGCATCAAGCTCTTCCTGAAGGAAGACCTGATGCCGATGTCGGTGGAGCGTCCTCTGTTTGTCGCCGCGCCTGTGATTGCGCTGGGCTGCGCCCTTGTGTCCATCGCCGTGGTGCCCTTTGGTAAGGTGTTTGCCTTCCATGGCGTCGACATCTTCCAGGTGGCGAATATCAACATTGGCCTGCTGGTGATCCTGGGTATCACGTCGATCGGTGTATACGGCATTGCGCTGTCGGGCTGGTCGTCGAACAACAAGTATTCTCTGATGGGTTCGTTGCGTGCGACATCGCAGGTAATCAGCTATGAGCTGGCTCTGGGCCTGTCGCTGGTGGGCGTGGTACTGCGTGCCGGCTCACTGAACCTGCGCGATATTGTGAACTCGCAGGTCGGCAATGGATTCCTCTCGTGGAACATTCTCGGCGGTCTGCAGATTGTGGGCTTCTTCATCTACCTGATGGCGGCGTATGCCGAGACCAACCGCGCTCCGTTTGATCTTCCGGAAGCGGAGTCGGAGCTGGTGGCCGGTTACCACACCGAATATTCGTCGATGAAGTTCGCGATGTTCTTCATGGCCGAGTACGCCAACATGATCACGGTGGCCTGCGTTGCGACGCTGCTGTTCTTCGGTGGCGCGTCGAGCCCGTTCGAAGGCTGGCTGCCAGCCTTTGGCCCGGTGTGGCTGCAGGCGATTCTGCCGGTCTTCTGGTTCGTGGCAAAGGTTTTCAGCTTCCTGTTCCTCTACATCTGGGTGCGCGCAACAGTACCGCGCTTCCGTTATGACCAGCTGATGAGCTTTGGCTGGAAGTTTCTTCTGCCGGTGGCAATGGCCAACATTCTGTTCACCGCCCTGGTAATGGCGTTTCGGAGCTAG
- a CDS encoding NADH-quinone oxidoreductase subunit J family protein, protein MHLALFLIFGGLAVLAALNLLLQRHPINSALSLVVVMMSLAVLYWTLGAEFLAAAQIIVYSGAVMVLFVFVIMLLNAGEEERTKGSKIASIAGIPGAAAIFCLLSFVFLTEGSKLGLTHLGGTLDEATSNIQQISSLLFTQLLLPFEVTSVLILVAILGAVVLAKKER, encoded by the coding sequence ATGCATCTTGCCCTCTTTCTTATCTTCGGCGGACTGGCGGTACTAGCCGCGCTGAATCTTCTGCTGCAGCGTCATCCCATCAACTCGGCGCTTTCGCTTGTAGTTGTGATGATGTCGCTTGCGGTTCTCTACTGGACGCTGGGCGCTGAGTTTCTGGCCGCGGCGCAGATCATTGTTTACTCCGGCGCGGTGATGGTGCTGTTTGTCTTTGTCATCATGCTGCTGAACGCCGGCGAAGAGGAACGAACCAAGGGTTCAAAGATCGCGTCGATTGCCGGTATTCCCGGAGCGGCCGCCATCTTCTGCCTGCTGAGCTTTGTCTTTCTGACCGAGGGCTCGAAGCTGGGCCTGACCCACCTGGGCGGAACGCTGGACGAGGCTACCTCGAATATCCAGCAGATCAGTTCTCTGCTCTTTACCCAACTGCTGCTTCCCTTTGAGGTGACCTCGGTATTGATCCTGGTCGCAATCCTGGGAGCCGTGGTGCTCGCAAAGAAGGAGCGCTAA
- the nuoL gene encoding NADH-quinone oxidoreductase subunit L, which translates to MEYSYLWWIPLLPFAGFLMNGLLGRKLPRPAVAAIALLFTAGSFGLVLKLASTIFGGVESVSVAGPAWIAVSGFTVNFAFTVDHLTMLMLLIVTGVGFLIHLYAAGYMAHEEGYWRFFAYLNLFMFFMLVLVLAANFLLLFVGWEGVGLASYLLIGFYFKKDSAANAGKKAFIVNRVGDFGFLLAMFLIIANFHTLDFASVFSQISANPSLQGGLLTAIALLLVVGATGKSAQIPLYVWLPDAMEGPTPVSALIHAATMVTAGIYMVSRSHVLFDRSPFALCVVAVIGALTAIFAACIGMVQHDIKRVLAYSTVSQLGYMFLGCGVAAYTGAVFHLMTHAFFKALLFLAAGSVIHALNGEQDMRAMGGLRSKIPVTFWTMTMGVFAIAGFPPLAGFFSKDEILFQTFASGHVILWAVGLLTAGMTSFYMFRLWFKTFFGEFHEPAHDAHHDDHGHAHGVHESPAIMTIPLAILALLSIIGGWVGVPAALGGHMEIEHFLAPVFGEAAKAAAEPSHGLELGLAAVSVGVAVIGFLLAYTFYYKKPGTLGAVAEKNRGLYNVVANKFYIDEIYNALIVIPILAFSRLFLAAFVDKGVVDGTGAALGLTARGGGYFARKIQSGNIRSYAGWLALGAAVLLIAMTFGLKAFGATH; encoded by the coding sequence ATGGAATACAGCTATCTCTGGTGGATCCCGCTACTGCCCTTCGCCGGCTTCCTGATGAACGGCCTGCTGGGCCGGAAGCTGCCGCGTCCCGCCGTAGCGGCGATTGCCCTGTTGTTTACTGCCGGATCGTTTGGCCTGGTTCTGAAGCTGGCCTCGACGATCTTCGGCGGAGTTGAATCGGTCTCGGTCGCCGGCCCGGCATGGATTGCCGTCTCCGGCTTTACGGTGAACTTTGCCTTCACGGTGGATCACCTGACGATGCTGATGCTGCTGATCGTCACCGGTGTCGGCTTCCTGATTCACCTGTACGCCGCGGGTTACATGGCGCATGAGGAGGGCTACTGGCGCTTCTTCGCGTACCTGAACCTGTTCATGTTCTTCATGCTGGTACTGGTGCTGGCGGCCAACTTCCTGCTGCTGTTCGTGGGCTGGGAGGGTGTCGGTCTGGCCAGCTACCTGCTGATCGGCTTCTACTTCAAGAAGGACTCGGCAGCGAACGCGGGCAAGAAGGCGTTCATCGTCAACCGTGTAGGCGACTTCGGCTTTCTTCTGGCGATGTTCCTGATCATTGCGAACTTCCATACGCTGGACTTCGCTTCGGTCTTCTCCCAGATCTCGGCGAATCCGAGCCTGCAGGGTGGCCTGCTGACGGCGATTGCCCTGCTGCTGGTGGTTGGCGCAACGGGTAAGTCGGCGCAGATCCCGCTCTATGTCTGGCTGCCGGACGCGATGGAAGGTCCGACGCCGGTTTCCGCACTGATCCACGCAGCGACGATGGTGACGGCCGGTATCTACATGGTCTCGCGGTCGCATGTGCTGTTTGACCGCTCGCCGTTTGCGCTGTGTGTGGTGGCGGTGATCGGCGCTCTGACGGCGATCTTTGCCGCGTGCATTGGCATGGTGCAGCACGATATCAAGCGCGTGCTGGCTTACTCGACGGTCTCGCAGCTTGGCTACATGTTCCTGGGCTGCGGCGTTGCAGCTTACACGGGCGCAGTCTTCCACCTGATGACGCATGCGTTCTTCAAGGCGCTGCTCTTCCTTGCCGCCGGTTCGGTGATTCATGCTCTGAACGGCGAGCAGGATATGCGTGCGATGGGTGGTCTGCGATCGAAGATTCCTGTCACCTTCTGGACAATGACGATGGGTGTCTTTGCCATTGCCGGGTTCCCGCCGCTGGCCGGCTTTTTCTCGAAGGACGAGATACTGTTCCAGACCTTCGCATCGGGCCACGTCATTCTGTGGGCAGTTGGTTTGCTGACTGCCGGCATGACCTCCTTCTACATGTTCCGCCTGTGGTTCAAGACCTTCTTCGGTGAGTTTCATGAACCCGCGCATGACGCACACCATGACGATCATGGCCATGCGCATGGCGTGCATGAGTCTCCTGCGATTATGACGATTCCGCTGGCCATCCTTGCCCTGCTGTCGATCATCGGCGGATGGGTGGGTGTTCCTGCGGCGCTGGGCGGCCACATGGAGATTGAGCACTTCCTCGCTCCGGTCTTCGGCGAGGCTGCCAAGGCCGCCGCGGAACCGAGCCACGGACTTGAACTTGGCCTGGCGGCTGTCTCGGTGGGTGTTGCGGTCATCGGCTTCCTCCTGGCATACACCTTCTATTACAAGAAGCCCGGCACGCTGGGCGCTGTAGCGGAGAAGAATCGTGGCCTGTACAACGTAGTGGCCAACAAGTTCTATATCGACGAGATTTATAACGCGCTGATCGTGATCCCGATTCTTGCCTTCTCCCGGCTGTTCCTCGCTGCCTTTGTGGACAAGGGTGTTGTGGATGGCACGGGCGCTGCTCTGGGTCTTACGGCCAGGGGCGGTGGATACTTTGCGCGCAAGATCCAGTCGGGCAACATTCGTTCGTATGCAGGCTGGCTGGCGCTGGGCGCCGCCGTACTGCTGATCGCCATGACCTTCGGTCTCAAAGCCTTCGGAGCCACGCACTAA